The nucleotide window GTTCAGATGCAACTACATGGAAGCATTTTAATAAAACACATCCTTCATTTGTCTTTGAGGTTAGGAATGTAAGGCTAGGACTGCAGATGGGTTTCAACCATTCGGTCACCGACAACAATATTCATCTTGGCTATCATTGTCACTCCTTACAATTTGCCTCCTTGGTTATGGATGAAGGAAGAGTATATGTTCCTAACGGTAATAGTTCCTGGTCCGAGAAACCCAAAAGACAAATTGGATGTGTACTTACCCCTTAttgcagagttgaaacagttgTGGAAGTTGGAGTTGAGACATATGATGCATCAAAGaagaataattttaatatgaGGGTTGCGTTATTATGGACAATAAGTGATTTCCCTGCATATTCAATGTTATCCGGTTGGAGCACAGCAGGCAAGACTGCTTGTCCATATTGTAGGGACGATTCAGATGCATTCACATTGACAAAGGGTGGTAAACAATCATGGTTTGACAATCACCGTAAATTCTTACCAGCTAACCATCCTTTCAGACGGAATAAAATTGCTTTTAGAAAGAACAAGACAGTTACAAAAAGTGCTCCCCCCATTCTATCTGGTGAGGAAATTTTAGAACAAATAGAACATCTAGGATTAATGTGTGTCACAGATATGGGTGCAGATGAGAATAACAGTTGCAAAGCAAAAAACACGGGTTGGAAGAGACGGAGCATTTTTTGGGATTTGCCATATTGGAGTACTAACATGCTTCGCCACAACCTGGATGTCATGCATATAGAGAAAAAtgtatttgaaaatatttttaatactgtgATGAATGTTGAAGGGAAGACGAAGGACAATGTAAAATCAAGGGAAGATTTGAAAGAGTTTTGTCACAGACCTGAGTTAGAGAGGGATATGGCAACAGGAAAGTATCCTAAAGCATGTTACACATTAGACAAACAATCAAAAGCAGTGTTGTGTGAATGGCTTAAAAATCTTAGATTCCCAGATGGTTATGTGTCAAACATGGGTAGGTGTATAGACATGCGAAAACTAAAGTTGtttgggatgaaaagccatgattGTCATGTCTTTATGCAAAGATTACTCCCAATAGCATTTAGGGAATTGCTTCCAAAAATGTGTGGCAAGCATTGACCGAATTGAGCAATTTCTTTAGAGAGTTAACTTCAACAACACTTAGAGAAGAAGCCATGTTACACTCAATGAAGAGATTCCTATTATATTATGTAAACTAGAGCGTATATTCCTCCAAGTTTCTTTGACTCCATGGAACACCTCCCAGTGCATTTGGCTTATGAAGCATGGATTGCTGGTCCTGTGCAATATCGGTGGATGTATCCATTTGAGAGGTAACTAGTTTAATGTATTGTTGTATACTATCATTAcattgaaaaatgaaaatttgttgTGACTAAATAGTAAATGGTACAGGTACCTTAGGAAGTTAAAaaataatgtgaaaaataaagccaaaGTGGAAGGTTCCATATGCAATGCATATTTAGTTGAAGAAGCATCGTCATTCTGCGCTCATTATTTTGAACCCCATGTCAACACAAGGCATCGTAAGGTTCCACGCAATGATGATACAGTCGAACATATGGATGAACATCTAGGGAATCTATCAATTTTCACTCATTCCGGTAGGCCACTGGGAAAAGGAAAGGTTAGATATCTCACAGAACAAGAATTTCAAGCAGCACAAATGTACATCTTGTTGAATTGTATAGAAGTAAAACCGTACATTGAGTAAGTTTTTctaatattcaattattataattgttgCAATGCCATTATTGATTCCAAACATGTAATTAACTATTTTCATTGTGTGCAGCATTTTTGTTAATGAGTTACACATGGCCAATCCAAATATCAATGATAAACAAGTTGATGAGAAACTAGAGCGTGAATTTGATAAGTGGTTCAATAAATATGTTCACAATCCCTCCAACAATATATCAAGCCAGTTTTTAAAGGATCtatcaaagggtccattaagaagTGTTATGTGCTACAATAGGTCTGTAGTTAATGGTTATAAATTTCACACTAAAGGTTATGGTTCGCATAGGGCAACGCGATGAGCGATGGGGTATGTATCAAGGGGACTAATTACGCATACTAATGAAAGTGACTACTATGGACAATTAATTGAAGTGCTACGATTGGAGTACTGGATTACCAATCAAAAGAATcgtattgtttaaatgtgattggtttgatccaacaccaaatgtgggaacaaagattcatccaaaatataaacttgtggatattaatcataaaagatccttcAATAGGTATGAACCATTTGTTCTTGCTATCCAAGCTGCTCAGGTGAATTATTCCATATATCCAAGCTTAAAACGTGACAAGGATGATTGGTGGGCTGTGTTCAAAATCAAAGCGAGATCTGTTATTGATCTTCCTGAGCAAGTGAATGTCACAACCCCCCCTGCACGGGAAGAACCATttcaagaagatgaaatggaagtCCCTTTGATTCAAATTGACGATGATGATGATCAACAACAATACTTGAATGATCAAAACGGTGTACTAGTTGAAATTAATGAAGAggatgttgaagatgaagaagagctTGAATTGGACTCAGAAAGTGATGAGGAATGCGATGATGTATATGATAGTGATACTAATTAGAATTAGGTATTTCtcttaatgaatttatatttctaaACTTGAAGTATAAACTCTAACTAATTTCATCTGTATTATGTATCATAAGTTGAATGAAGCTAACTAATTAATACAATTATTTATGCAGGATGCGAGGCAACGGTCGCAGGGGAGGTTTGTTGG belongs to Hevea brasiliensis isolate MT/VB/25A 57/8 chromosome 4, ASM3005281v1, whole genome shotgun sequence and includes:
- the LOC131179456 gene encoding uncharacterized protein LOC131179456 → MLQVANQEVWPGCESHSDSLVARMLNIKAEHHLSERCFDDICQLMKEVLPDENLMTENFYSTKKLVQALGLPVEKIHCCTNGCMLYWAEDSELTNCKFCDHPRFKRHSRGSSNFQTNVPHKKMYYFPLTQRLQRLYASNATAKEMRWHAEHDHEDGVMCHCSDATTWKHFNKTHPSFVFEVRNVRLGLQMGFNHSVTDNNIHLGYHCHSLQFASLVMDEGRVYVPNGNSSWSEKPKRQIGCVLTPYCRVETVVEVGVETYDASKKNNFNMRVALLWTISDFPAYSMLSGWSTAGKTACPYCRDDSDAFTLTKGGKQSWFDNHRKFLPANHPFRRNKIAFRKNKTVTKSAPPILSGEEILEQIEHLGLMCVTDMGADENNSCKAKNTGWKRRSIFWDLPYWSTNMLRHNLDVMHIEKNVFENIFNTVMNVEGKTKDNVKSREDLKEFCHRPELERDMATGKYPKACYTLDKQSKAVLCEWLKNLRFPDGYVSNMGRCIDMRKLKLFGMKSHDCHVFMQRLLPIAFRELLPKMCGKH
- the LOC131179457 gene encoding uncharacterized protein LOC131179457, which produces MEHLPVHLAYEAWIAGPVQYRWMYPFERYLRKLKNNVKNKAKVEGSICNAYLVEEASSFCAHYFEPHVNTRHRKVPRNDDTVEHMDEHLGNLSIFTHSGRPLGKGKVRYLTEQEFQAAQMYILLNCIEVKPYIDIFVNELHMANPNINDKQVDEKLEREFDKWFNKYVHNPSNNISSQFLKDLSKGPLRSVMCYNSTGLPIKRIVLFKCDWFDPTPNVGTKIHPKYKLVDINHKRSFNRYEPFVLAIQAAQVNYSIYPSLKRDKDDWWAVFKIKARSVIDLPEQVNVTTPPAREEPFQEDEMEVPLIQIDDDDDQQQYLNDQNGVLVEINEEDVEDEEELELDSESDEECDDVYDSDTN